The segment CATTATCTGTCTTACGACCAGTTCTGAATCAAGGCGGAATATGATTGTATCCGCTTCAAGGTCCGACGCGAGATCGATTCCCAGGATCAGGGCCCTGTACTCGGCTTCATTGTTTGTCGCTTTCCCGATGAATTCCGATGATGATCCGATAAGTTCTCCCGAAAGTGAATAGGCGACTGCTGCCGCTGAAGCCGGCCCTGGATTTCCCCTCGACGCACCATCTGTATTTATGATGATCGTTCTCGATCCGCCTGAGGCACGATCGGTTCCGGTTCCCGACTGATTTTCAGCATGGGAAAAGCGTCCGGGAAGAAGATCCGCCAGGTCCTTTATCGCAGTCCTGGCTTCTTCTATCGACGAATACCCTGCTTCCGCGGAGGATGACTCGATAGACTTCCCCGAAGAAATCAGGCTCAACAGTTTCCTTATCTTCTCCATTCCTGACCGATCATGAATAGCGTATCTATTCTGTTTCGTAATAGACGAGGATTCTTCCGCAGTATTCACAGGTTATAATTGAATCGTTTCTCCTGATCTCATGGGCTTTCTGCGGAGGCATCCTGGAATAGCACCCCTGACAGATATCACCGGCCAGATTAGCTACCCCCGAATCACCTTTCGCGTTCAGTATCCTGTTATAAAGGTTTCTTATCTTCTCTGAAAGAAGCGGTAATATCCTGAGTTTTTCCTCTCTCACGCCGGCAAGGGAATTATTCTCTCTGCCCATCTCATC is part of the Candidatus Krumholzibacteriota bacterium genome and harbors:
- a CDS encoding ribonuclease HI family protein, coding for MEKIRKLLSLISSGKSIESSSAEAGYSSIEEARTAIKDLADLLPGRFSHAENQSGTGTDRASGGSRTIIINTDGASRGNPGPASAAAVAYSLSGELIGSSSEFIGKATNNEAEYRALILGIDLASDLEADTIIFRLDSELVVRQIMGEYKIKKPHLAELAETVRRKTQPFADISYENVPRSKNLEADRLANEVLDRLKKDGVIS